The following coding sequences are from one Rhodobiaceae bacterium window:
- a CDS encoding molybdate ABC transporter permease protein: MLGWPVATAVVALLVAAPILAVLWSLTQTSGDAWAHLGTTVLPGYVGNTLLLMVLVGTMTILLGVGSAWLIVSFEFPGQRILSWALVLPLAMPGYIIAYVYTDLLEFAGPVQSLLRDITGWQVGDYAFPPIRSLGGAALMLSLVLYPYVYLLTRTSFQRQSVALVEATRVLGVSPTQAFLRVALPCARPAIAGGVALALMETIADYGVADYFGVSTLTAGIFRTWLGMGEPVAAAQIAAVLFLFAGALVVLERLNRQGTVANPLGRDVAAARIVLPPLKSLAAFLACALPVTFGFLVPAFVLVRYAINVGDPLLGSQFLAFAGNSLTVAAGAALIATGIALFLAYAERRDASMQNQLLIRLATLGYALPGAMIAIGILALAGTLDTKLAIFMRDSLGMEPRLLLTGTIAGLLFAYVARFLTAAFNSTQAGLEKIHGTLDDAARMLGAGPGRVLSAIHLPLLRGPLLAGFLLVFIDVMKELPATLLLRPFNFETLATRTYRLASDERLAEASTAALLIVALGLIPTIMLSVSIARSTFRR, from the coding sequence ATGCTCGGCTGGCCTGTGGCGACAGCCGTCGTGGCACTTCTTGTCGCGGCCCCCATTTTGGCCGTGTTGTGGAGCCTCACCCAGACAAGCGGGGACGCCTGGGCACATCTCGGGACAACAGTGCTGCCTGGCTATGTGGGTAACACGCTCCTCTTGATGGTGCTGGTCGGTACCATGACCATCCTGTTGGGAGTCGGCAGCGCCTGGCTCATCGTCTCCTTTGAGTTTCCAGGCCAACGCATCTTGAGTTGGGCGCTCGTCCTGCCACTCGCCATGCCGGGCTACATCATCGCCTATGTCTATACCGACCTCTTGGAGTTTGCCGGGCCCGTACAATCTCTGCTCAGAGACATCACCGGCTGGCAGGTGGGCGATTATGCCTTTCCGCCAATCCGCTCTCTGGGCGGCGCAGCGCTGATGTTGAGCCTCGTGCTTTATCCTTATGTCTATCTCCTCACCCGGACGTCCTTTCAGCGGCAGTCAGTTGCCCTGGTGGAGGCAACCCGCGTGCTGGGCGTGTCGCCCACCCAAGCCTTCTTGCGCGTCGCGCTGCCGTGCGCCCGTCCGGCCATTGCCGGTGGCGTGGCGCTCGCCCTTATGGAGACCATTGCCGACTATGGTGTGGCTGACTATTTCGGCGTGTCGACACTCACAGCGGGGATTTTCCGCACCTGGCTTGGTATGGGAGAGCCGGTTGCTGCAGCGCAGATCGCAGCAGTCCTCTTTCTATTTGCAGGCGCGCTTGTTGTGTTGGAACGCTTGAACCGTCAGGGCACTGTGGCCAACCCGCTCGGGCGCGACGTGGCCGCGGCGCGCATCGTCTTACCCCCGCTGAAAAGCCTCGCAGCCTTTCTGGCCTGCGCACTGCCGGTGACTTTTGGCTTCCTCGTGCCTGCCTTCGTGCTCGTTCGCTACGCGATCAATGTGGGTGATCCGCTCTTGGGCTCCCAGTTCCTTGCCTTTGCCGGGAATTCGCTCACCGTTGCTGCAGGCGCAGCACTCATTGCCACAGGCATCGCGCTGTTCCTCGCCTATGCGGAACGCAGAGATGCATCAATGCAGAACCAGCTACTCATTCGTTTGGCGACACTTGGTTACGCCCTGCCGGGCGCCATGATCGCGATTGGGATTCTCGCTCTTGCAGGTACGCTTGATACAAAGCTCGCGATCTTTATGCGTGATAGTTTGGGGATGGAGCCACGATTGCTGCTGACGGGAACGATTGCAGGTCTTCTCTTCGCTTATGTCGCGCGTTTTCTAACGGCCGCTTTCAACAGCACCCAGGCGGGGCTGGAGAAAATTCACGGCACCCTGGATGATGCCGCCCGCATGCTGGGCGCAGGACCCGGCCGCGTATTGTCCGCAATCCATCTACCTTTGTTGCGGGGACCGCTGCTCGCTGGTTTTTTGCTGGTCTTTATCGATGTGATGAAGGAACTGCCCGCCACACTCCTGCTGCGTCCCTTTAACTTCGAAACACTTGCGACGCGCACATACAGACTGGCATCTGATGAGAGGCTGGCGGAGGCATCCACCGCCGCCTTGCTCATCGTGGCCCTCGGTCTCATCCCCACCATCATGTTGAGCGTGTCGATTGCACGCTCAACATTTCGGCGGTAG
- the exuT gene encoding hexuronate transporter, producing MVDATVQGRSHAGRHLALGLLVVVYTFNFIDRQILSILIEPIKLELGLNDTQMGLLTGFAFALFYATLGIPIARYADRGNRRNLIALALGVWSFMTAISGLALNFWHLLIARIGVGIGEAGCSPPAHSMISDYFPAENRATALGIYSLGIPVGIMFGLFAGGWINEFFGWRMAFFVVGIPGILLAFLVRFAIKEPERGMAEGRVASEEQPSISETLSYLWKKPSFRHLAFAAGLTAFVGYGVVTWVPTFLIRSFGLGTGEIGTWFGLILGIPGGLGIALGGYFADKFGAKDTRWYLWTTAVALVISIPFSVYAYLAGTATIAFIAMIIPIFLGNFYQATTFSQTQGLVELKMRAVAAGILLFIINIIGLGLGPTLVGVVTDLLEPTYGQEALRYSLVIFTFVNIWAAFHYYVAGKHLKKDLVLSGS from the coding sequence ATGGTCGACGCTACCGTTCAGGGACGGAGCCATGCCGGACGCCATCTGGCACTTGGTCTGCTCGTCGTTGTTTACACGTTCAACTTTATTGACCGGCAAATCTTGTCGATCCTGATTGAGCCCATCAAATTGGAGCTCGGTCTCAATGACACTCAGATGGGACTTTTGACAGGGTTTGCGTTTGCGCTGTTTTACGCGACGCTTGGCATCCCTATTGCCCGGTACGCTGACCGTGGCAACCGCCGGAACCTTATCGCGCTGGCGCTTGGCGTCTGGAGCTTCATGACGGCGATCTCCGGTCTGGCGCTCAATTTCTGGCACCTGCTGATCGCACGCATCGGTGTTGGCATCGGCGAAGCAGGCTGCAGCCCGCCTGCCCACTCCATGATCTCCGATTATTTCCCTGCCGAAAACCGCGCAACGGCGCTGGGTATTTATTCGCTCGGCATTCCCGTTGGCATCATGTTCGGGCTTTTTGCGGGCGGTTGGATCAATGAGTTTTTTGGCTGGCGGATGGCATTCTTTGTCGTTGGCATTCCAGGCATTCTGCTTGCGTTTCTGGTGAGGTTTGCCATCAAAGAACCTGAGCGCGGCATGGCCGAGGGGCGGGTTGCGTCAGAGGAACAACCCTCTATCTCCGAAACCCTTTCCTATCTTTGGAAAAAACCCTCTTTCCGCCATCTGGCTTTCGCAGCTGGTCTTACTGCTTTTGTCGGATATGGCGTCGTGACATGGGTGCCGACCTTCCTCATCCGGTCCTTCGGTTTGGGAACAGGTGAGATCGGCACTTGGTTCGGGCTCATTTTGGGTATTCCAGGCGGTCTTGGGATTGCTCTGGGAGGATATTTCGCCGATAAGTTTGGCGCTAAGGATACACGCTGGTACCTCTGGACTACGGCTGTAGCGCTGGTGATTTCCATTCCCTTTAGCGTCTATGCCTATCTGGCAGGGACAGCGACCATTGCCTTTATCGCGATGATCATTCCGATCTTTCTCGGCAACTTCTATCAGGCCACCACCTTCAGCCAGACCCAAGGCTTGGTTGAGCTGAAAATGCGCGCCGTTGCGGCAGGCATCTTGCTTTTCATCATCAACATTATTGGCCTTGGCCTCGGGCCGACGCTTGTGGGCGTGGTGACGGACTTGCTTGAACCCACTTATGGACAGGAAGCGCTGCGCTACAGCCTGGTTATCTTCACCTTTGTGAATATCTGGGCGGCGTTCCACTATTATGTTGCTGGGAAACATCTGAAGAAAGACCTGGTTCTTTCCGGCAGCTAA
- a CDS encoding MMPL family protein: MVKAFEEFIFRFRFAILIVMAIFTIATGYFATGLKLEAGFLKQVPTEHPYLQTYFEYQQEMPGANLVLVALKAKEGTIWNKEILQRLHKITEEISYLPGVDRSRLYSLWYPTTRALTIDEFGFQMEDLIPGTITPERLTDEDIAGIRARTIAGDWIGAIVSEDETSVLVAFEIKAPGGASGDIESAQSTALDVASLLETKIRAPFSDDVSDVAIIGFPKFIGDIAEGAIIATSFFLLAFVITGVAVFAYVRSFILTALAIGSSLVSVVWQLGVLNLIGMGLDPLAILVPFLVYAIGVSHGMQQVNLIATQIAKGSDGLNAARQTFRRLLVPGSMALITDLVGFITLYLIPVGVVRDIAIIATIGVGLKIISNLIMLPLLASYIRRDEKQVRLFIKARVFRERIMTWIAGVAKPGTAPVIAAGLVVVLVGSAIGAQYRHVGDLTPAASELRPDSKYNQDTAFITSNFDVGTDVLVLVLETPQDACINPGYMKYLDAMTRDLSSINGVLKVDSLASTARATSSISALGNLKWRNLPGTERQLISATAQVDPALGLLNDTCTILPLFIYTVDHKAETIDRLIDEITAYAAAHPLEGVNARIGLGGVSVIAATNQVVEASEAPLLIYVFLTIIILVLIAYVDWRAIICCCVPLLLATSLGYVFMVVFGIGLKVTTLPVLVLATGIGVDYAFYLYSQIRIFQREGFAIADAYHGALLSTGMAVVYASIMLAGGVGTWVFSPLQFQADMGALLAFMFIANMICAIVGLPALAALLERIAPPKHLRTA, encoded by the coding sequence ATGGTTAAGGCGTTCGAAGAATTCATTTTTCGGTTTCGGTTCGCGATATTGATCGTCATGGCGATCTTTACGATCGCCACTGGGTATTTCGCGACCGGCCTTAAACTGGAAGCAGGGTTCCTGAAACAGGTTCCGACCGAACATCCCTATCTTCAGACCTATTTTGAGTATCAGCAGGAAATGCCAGGCGCTAACCTGGTGCTTGTGGCCCTCAAGGCGAAGGAGGGCACCATATGGAACAAGGAAATCCTGCAGCGGCTGCACAAGATCACGGAAGAAATTTCCTACCTTCCCGGCGTCGATCGCTCGCGTCTCTATTCTCTTTGGTACCCAACTACTCGGGCGCTGACGATTGACGAGTTTGGTTTCCAGATGGAAGACCTGATCCCCGGGACGATCACGCCCGAACGCCTCACAGACGAAGACATTGCAGGCATCCGCGCGCGGACGATCGCCGGAGACTGGATTGGTGCCATTGTTTCAGAAGACGAGACATCTGTTCTTGTTGCCTTTGAGATAAAGGCGCCCGGTGGCGCATCGGGCGACATTGAAAGCGCACAGTCGACCGCCCTTGACGTGGCGAGCCTGTTGGAAACCAAAATCCGTGCACCCTTTAGCGATGACGTCAGCGATGTCGCCATCATCGGGTTCCCAAAATTCATCGGTGACATTGCCGAAGGCGCCATCATTGCAACGAGTTTCTTCTTACTCGCCTTTGTGATCACCGGCGTTGCAGTCTTTGCCTATGTCCGGTCTTTCATTCTGACCGCCCTTGCGATCGGCAGTTCATTGGTCTCTGTTGTCTGGCAATTGGGCGTGCTCAATCTGATCGGCATGGGACTTGACCCGCTCGCCATACTCGTCCCCTTCCTTGTCTATGCGATTGGGGTGAGCCACGGCATGCAACAGGTCAACCTGATCGCTACCCAGATTGCCAAAGGGTCCGATGGCCTCAACGCTGCGAGACAAACCTTTAGACGGCTGCTGGTGCCGGGCTCCATGGCGCTGATCACTGACCTTGTGGGCTTCATCACGCTCTATCTGATCCCTGTGGGAGTTGTGCGCGACATCGCCATCATCGCAACCATTGGCGTTGGGCTTAAAATCATCTCCAACCTCATCATGTTGCCACTGCTGGCCTCCTACATTCGCCGGGATGAGAAGCAGGTACGCCTTTTCATCAAGGCCCGCGTTTTCCGTGAACGGATCATGACCTGGATTGCAGGCGTCGCCAAACCAGGGACTGCTCCGGTAATTGCAGCGGGGCTGGTTGTCGTGCTTGTCGGGTCTGCTATCGGCGCTCAATACAGACATGTGGGCGACCTCACGCCGGCTGCCTCTGAACTGCGACCGGATTCCAAATACAATCAGGACACAGCCTTCATCACGTCGAATTTCGATGTAGGAACGGACGTCCTCGTCCTTGTCCTCGAGACACCTCAGGATGCCTGTATCAACCCAGGCTACATGAAATATCTGGATGCGATGACGCGGGATCTCTCGTCAATCAATGGTGTCTTGAAGGTTGATTCACTCGCGTCGACCGCTCGTGCGACCTCCTCTATCTCGGCACTAGGCAACCTGAAATGGCGCAATCTTCCAGGAACTGAACGGCAGCTTATTTCTGCAACGGCACAAGTCGATCCCGCACTCGGACTGCTGAACGATACCTGTACAATCCTGCCTCTCTTTATTTACACCGTGGATCACAAGGCAGAGACCATTGATCGTTTGATTGATGAGATCACCGCCTATGCGGCGGCACACCCACTTGAGGGGGTGAACGCGCGGATTGGCCTTGGCGGCGTCAGTGTCATTGCCGCGACCAACCAGGTTGTGGAGGCATCAGAAGCGCCACTTCTGATTTATGTATTCCTCACCATCATCATTCTGGTCCTGATCGCCTATGTAGACTGGCGCGCCATCATTTGCTGCTGCGTGCCGCTCCTGCTTGCAACTTCGCTCGGCTATGTCTTTATGGTTGTGTTCGGGATCGGGCTCAAGGTCACCACCCTGCCCGTCCTTGTGCTCGCCACAGGCATTGGCGTTGACTATGCGTTCTACCTCTACAGCCAGATCCGCATTTTCCAGCGTGAAGGGTTCGCCATTGCTGATGCCTATCATGGCGCTTTGCTGAGCACCGGCATGGCGGTCGTGTACGCATCGATCATGCTTGCAGGCGGCGTAGGGACATGGGTCTTCTCGCCCTTGCAATTTCAAGCGGACATGGGTGCGCTGCTCGCCTTCATGTTCATTGCCAATATGATCTGCGCCATTGTCGGGCTGCCAGCGCTTGCTGCGCTCCTGGAACGGATTGCCCCGCCGAAACATCTTCGAACTGCATGA